The Cyanobacterium stanieri LEGE 03274 nucleotide sequence CCTTTAATGATGGTCGGTATTGCGGGGATGGTTGGTACAATTTTGTTATCTATGTATTTACCAATGTTCTCTATCTTCGATCAAATCGCTTAAACCTCAAAAAAAACTATTGTCCACCGTTGAATGTGAATTTTAATTAATGTCTATAAATCAATCTGATTACGAAACAGCTTTGGCTGATTATACTGATAAAGAACGAATTTTAGCTTTATTGAGTCAGTATCGGGAATATTTAGCCATGGTGCCGAGTATGCGCCGTCCTAGTGACAGTTTAATTACTATTCCTTTACCTTTAGCAAAAGTACGCCATGTTAATGGTACATCCTCCATGGGATCTCGTTCTTATGTTCCTTCGGGGATGAATTCTATGGCGGTGGATGAAATGGTATCAATTCCCTGTGATATTGCGGTGTTAATGTGCGATCCTGAATGGAAGATTAAGATGGGGGTAGAAATTTTGGTTTTTATCCATCGCCCCCAGGAGGATTTTTCTGATCTTTTGTTACGTTGGCGCAATGCTCAAACGGCTTTAGCCCATGAGTATGAATGGATTATGCCCCAGACAAATGATCATATGTTTAGTGATAGGGCGGAAAAAATTCACCCTATTTTTGTGGTTTTTCCTCATACTAATGCTCGTATTTTGAAGGGTTTAAAGGCTTCTGGTTTACCTTATATTCTTTATAATACCGTAGAGGCGATCGCCCATAACCCTGAACTAAAATCCTTGAGTAGTAGCATAGATAATTAATCATCAAAACCCCATGGCATCATTAAGACGTTGAAGGCCATGAATATAAGCAGCAGTACGCATGGAAACCTCATATTCTCGGGCAAGTTGCCAAATTACTTCCGTTTCCCTCTCCATTCCTTCCTTGAGATGTTGTTGTACTTTTTCTAAATTCCAATACATCCCATTACGGTTTTGTACCCATTCTAAATGACTAACAGTAACTCCCCCAGCATTAACTAAAATATCGGGAATTACCTGAATACCTTTTTGCTCTAAAATTAAATCCGCCGCAGAGGAAATTGGGCCATTAGCTACTTCAAAAATAAATTTCCCTTGAATCTCCCCCGCATTATCTTCCGTGATTTGGTTTTCAAGGGCTGCAGGAATCAAAACATCTACATCTAAACTTAATAACTCCTCATTGGTAATTACATCATTTTCCCTCAAATCACATACCGTTTCCTGACAATAAACATCCTTCACGGTGCTATTATTTTCCTTATACTCACGGATGCTAGGAATATCTAAGCCATCTCCACAATAAATCCCCCCCCTCGAATCACTCACCGCCACTACCTTATATCCACTGTTATATAATAATTCGGCTATGTGCGCTCCCGCATTACCAAAACCTTGTACTGCCACGGTAGTTTCTGCTGGTTTTTGGTCAAATTTGGGCAAAATAGTTTGAATAACATGAAATGCTCCCGTAGCCGTAGCGGTGCTTCTCCCCTCGCTTCCTCCCATGGTTAAAGGTTTTCCTGTAACAACTCCCAAACTTATTTTTCTGGTGATGTTGTTATATGCTTCCACCATCCAACCCATAATCATTTCATTAGTATAAACATCGGGGGCTAAAATATCTTTATCTGTACCGATATAATCGGCGATCGCACCGATATAATTTTTAGAAAGCCTTTCTAACTCGCCCTTTGATAACTCCTGAGGATTAACACAAATACCCCCCTTAGCACCCCCAAAAGGAAGATTTAACACCGCACATTTAAACATCATCCAAAAAGCAAGGGATTGCACCTCATCAAGATTAACGGAAGGATGATAACGGACACCCCCTTTGCCAGGGCCTCGACTATCATTGTAAATAACTCGATAACCCTGATAAACTTTTAAAGAGCCATCATCCATTCTCACGGGAATCGATACCGCTAAACTCGATTTAGGATACTGTAACTTTTCCTCTGTGGAAGGAGAAATAGAAACATATTTTAAAGCCCTTTCTAGCCTAATATTGGCATCGGCAAATAAAGAATTAGACATATCTTGATATTGTAACCTCAGTTTGGGATTTGTCAGTATGGTAGGGGACGTACCATAGTACGTCCGTACAGGTTGCAGGTATTAAGGTGATGAGGAGTAGGGGAGATAATAGTTTATATTAAATCCGCAAAATATTCCTTAGTTCAATTTATTGAACGATAAACTGTTAGCCTTGTAATTTATTGCAAGGCAAATAATGATATATTTTCAAAATCGGATTTAGTATTAGGTACTAGGTCATTTATTGTCCATTGTTAATTGTCAATTGTTCTGTAACCATTTTAGAGCTTAAAAGATAATGACATTTATTTATGATAGAAAAATTCACTTTGCTGACACCGATAGTGCGGGGGTGGTTTATTTTGCCCAACTTCTTTCTATGTGCCATGAGGCTTACGAGGCTTATTTAGAAAGTTTAGAGATAGATTTACACGGTTTTTTTCAAAACCCTACCATGGCGATTCCCATTGTTCATGGGGAAATCGATTTTTTTAGCCCTCTATTTTGTGGAGATACCATTCAAGTATATTTAAAATTCATTGCCCTTAACTCAAAAGCCTTTGAAATTGAATATACCATTGAGAAAGAAGATCAAAAAGTAGCCACGGGCAAAACTCGCCATGTCTGTATTAACCCCCAAACCAGAAAAACTCAATCTCTACCTTTTTATTTAAGGTTTGGAAAAATAAATGATGATTAATACCCATTATCTCCTTAAGATTTATAGCTATTTTTTAGTTTAGAAAGAATCACAGGTTTTAACTTGTTAAACTCATCCCTCAACCTTTGCTTACTCATTCTTGCATCCCCTTTATTGGGTAAGTTTTTACTATTTTCTAACCATTCAACCATAATTTTACACTGATTAGCCGCAATGGTTGAACCAGTGACATGTTGACACATTCCAGGCTCTTCCACCGCAAAAAAGAGTATTTTATAACTACCAGTTTTCGCAAGGGCGGCGGTTACCTGACGGGAGGTTTGGGATTTTAAGTCTAGGTAACAGGGTAACCAACGGGGGCCACGATGGGGATTATAAATCACTGTAATCCAAAGTATCATCGGATGGGGAGAGTTGAGGAAAAGAAATTGGTTGTATCTCATATCCTTAATACGGCTGAGAATATCATCTTTTTCAATCATTACCCAAAGACTAGGAAAGGTTTGCCCTGAGCTAATTATCACCTTCGGAAAAACGATTTTTTGAATGGGTTTATTATTCGGCCAAGTGAGATTTTTTGATATGGTAGTGGCACTTAAATCCATTTTGGGGGCAACTTCGGTGCGATCGCCCCTAGCGGTAACATGCTCAGAATCATAGGTATCAGCCACAATGGTTTTTTGACCACTAAAAGCCGTCATGCGATCGGTATCACGACTAGATTTAGTCGTCTTTTCTAAACCCTCAATCACCCGTAAAATTTCCGCCACCGTTTGAGGGCGATTATCACGGGATTTTTCCATACACTTCATAATCACATCTTTCAAATCTTGGGGAATTTGTAAATGGGAATCAAAAGGACGAGGCCGAAAATCATGGTGGGCTTTATACCATGCCCCAAAGGAAGAAGACTCAGGTAGAATAGGCATCTCAAGGGTAAGCATTTCATACATCATCACCCCTAAACTATAAATATCAGAGCGATTGTCCAACTCTTTACCCTCCATTTGTTCAGGGGAACAATAAGCCAAAGTACCCATAAAAGAATGGGTTTGAGTCGCATTAGCTTGAACCAACTTAGCAATCCCAAAATCCAAAATTTTCACCAATTCGCCCAAAGTAGGATCTTGCATTACCAATACATTACTGGGTTTAATGTCTCGATGCACCACCTGACACAATTCCCCCTTAAGCATAATGCCACTATGGGCCGCATCCATACCCACACAGATTTGACGGCTCAAATAAAGAAAACGTTTAAGGGGCAAAGGCTGAAACTTAATTACCTGACTTAAACTTTCTCCCTCCAAAAACTCCATCACATAATAGGGAACTTCATTTTCATCAACACCATAATCCCTTACCCTAATGATGTGAATACTTTTTTCCCCTAAAAGGGCACTGATAGTCGCCTCCCTCTCAAATCGATGACGCATTTTGTCATTGAGCAGGGTTTGAGACAAAAACTTAACCGCCACCACCACACCGCCAAGCAGTTTATCTTCACCACGATATACTTGCCCCATCGCACCGCTGCCGATTAACTCGACTAATTGATAACGATCTGCTAATATACGCTGATTACTATTTTGTTTGCCTTTCCCTAAACTCATGATTTAATTGTCCATCAAATCTTGTTGTACTTATATTTTGACCTATACTATCTAGTTTTATCCATGACGCTCAAAAACGCCTTCTGTCACATTAACCATATTGTTACCCGCTATCATGGTGCTAGAGAAATGATAATTGTCTTCATCCAACTGAAACATGGTTTCAAGTACGCTACGACGACGACTATCACCTAAAATCCAATAACGTTGAATAATAGAACTTTTCGTAATCCATCCTTCACCTTCTATTTTATCGAAATCACTTCTTTTTAAAACGTAACTGTAACTATATTTATTATTAGGTAAAAATCCTTTATATTCAAACTCTAAATTATGGGCATTTTCTGAAGAAGAATGATTATTCTCAAACACCAACTTAGTTTTCATGGTAAACCAACTACTTTGATCCCAGGCAATGATGGTAGCCCCTTTAAATGGAGTAATAATTTGATTTTTATCCGTTACATTTCCCTTAATAATCCAGCTACTCGGTTGTAATAAAAAAGTGTGACTCATTAATATGTTTTGTAAAAATAAAGGAGTTTATAGGGAGATAATAAATTGATAAACTAATGACTTATTTTATTTTTTATTAATAGACAATTAACATCTTAATTTTAAGTTTTATTATTTCTCCTTGGTAGAAATTATTACTAAAATAGCTTATACAACTAAATATTTAGTGTTATTATACATGGTTTTGGTTAATTTCCTAAGTAGTGATCAATACTTTTTTCTATGGGAGAAAATATATTTTTTTATGAACAATAGTTGATTAATCTTCCTGCCAATCAGGGCAATTCTCATCCCTCCATCCGTAGGGGTGAATGCCACAAACTAAGAGATTACCATTATATCTACGACCATGATAGTTTTTACAGCCCATACAAGCAGGATGAAAATTATGATCGGGATTCACTTTTTCTTCATCAAACCAGATGATACTACCATGGTTTTCTAGGTCATCTTCTGATGGAGGGGAAGGGGGAAAGTCCTCTAATATGTGGGATAATATTTCTTCACTCAAAAAGATCATAGATTGTTCAAAAAAATCATCTATTTGCAACAAAAATTCTTCGATTTGAGGGGGGATATTCTGTTCTATTTCTTTGGTTATATTATCAATAAATAATTCTGTGTTGGTAGCCGTTTTTTCTAATTCTTGAGTAATTTCGTCACAAAAATTATTAAAGTTATTTTCTGTTTGATTTAACCAGTTAATTAATTGTTCTTCCCAATTATCCATGAATTATAATGAGTAGTGGTAATAATGTTGGTTATTAAACCTCTTAAAATATTAAAAATTAAGTTTTATTTTTGGAGGATAATAATTGATTTTATGGTGGTTATTGGAGTGTTGCAAGGGTTCTTTTAATTATCGTTGTCGTCATCGTCAGTAATAATTTCAATGGTGCGAGGTTGGGTAGATGATGAGTCCTGAGAATTGGTATTCTTTTGTTGTTTTTCTTTGGCTTGTTGAATGGTTTCATCAACAAATTTTCTAGCTTCTTCGGTGGTAATTTTCCCTTTACTTACCATGTCATCGGCTATTTTTTGTAATTCTTGGGGAAAGTTGGGATTATTAATTATTTTATCGGTTTGTTGTTTCAATTCTTGAAGGGTATCTCCTGCTTTTTCGGCGGCATATCCTGCGATACCGATGCCTAAATAAAGGGCTTTTTGGAATATATTTTCTGATTCGGCCATAGGTTTTTATATCTCCAATCTTTGATGGTTCTTTCTTTTATTGTAAGGGTAAATCAAAAAAACAATGGCAAAGGTTACCTTGATTAGCTAAAATGAGCAAACATAACTATTTCGCCCCGATTTAATTTTATAAAGCCTTGAATTCTATTCCTCGTTTTCCCGATCATTTTGATGTTATCATTGTAGGCTCGGGGGCTGCTGGTTTATATGCGGCCTTAAAACTCCCTACAACTTTACGCATTGGTTTAATCACTAAGGATAAGTTAAAAAAGGGTGCTAGTGATTGGGCGCAAGGGGGTATTGCTGCTGCGATCGCCCCTAATGATTCACCTGTACTACATTTAGAGGATACTTTAAAGGCTGGGGCGGGACTGTGCGATCGCACTGCGGTAAAATATTTAGTGGAAAATGCGGTAACCTCTATTCGCTCGTTATTAGAAATGGGAGTAGAATTTGATCGTCACAATGATCAATTAGCCATGACATTGGAGGCGGCCCATTCTTTTCCTCGGGTACTCCATGCGGCAGATACCACAGGTAGGGCAATCGTATCCATTTTAAGGCAAAGAGCCATGGAAAGTGAAAATATTTCCGTTTATGAACAAGCCTACGCCCTAGATTTATGGTTAGACGAAGAAAAGGAAAAGTGTCAGGGCCTTTGTTTATTACATAAAAACAAAATTAGTTGGTTGGGGGCAAAAGCCGTTATTCTTGCCACGGGAGGCGGGGGGCAAGTCTTCGCTCAAACCACTAACCCCAAGGTAAGCACGGGGGATGGAGTCGCCTTGGCATGGCGTAGCGGTGCGCTGTTGCGCAACTTAGAATTTGTGCAGTTTCATCCTACGGCTTTAAAAAAGGAAAATGCTCCCCGTTTTCTCATCAGTGAGGCTGTGAGGGGGGAAGGAGCGCACCTAATTGATAGGGAGGGCAAAAGATTTACTTTCGATTATCATCCTAAGGGGGAATTGGCCCCCCGTGATGTGGTTAGTCGTGCTATTTATAATCATTTACACAAAATTAGTCCTAATCCAGCGTTAGATAATGTTTTTCTCGATTTACGCCCGATTCCTCGCCCTCGCTTAGAGTATCGTTTTCCCAACATCATTAAAAGGTGTCAAGATTGGGGCATTGATGTATTTTCCGAGCCGATTCCCGTTTCCCCTGCCGCCCATTATTGGATGGGGGGAATTGCGGTGGATTTACATAATAAAACTTCCATTGAGGGTTTATACGCCATCGGTGAAACTGCTAACACGGGGGTACATGGGGCAAATCGTTTGGCGAGTAATTCTCTTTTAGAGTGTTTAGTGTTTGGGGAAACTCTCAAGGATTTGGATGTGGGGGCAACGGTTTATCCTTCTTTAGATGGCCATATTCATCCTTTACAGGGTGATGGTTGGCAGGATGAAATGACGGTAATTAATAAAATTCGTAAGGAATTACCTCTTTTAGTTTGGGAGGTGGCGGGGATTTGTCGTCGTCATGATATGTTACAAGGGGCGATCGCCCTTATCCAACAATGGCAAAATGAAATAGATGGTCTAAAAATAGGTCAATTTCTCAAAAACCTTAAGCCAAAAAACTCCTATAACTTAGAATCTCCCATAGTAGAGCAACAATTAAAACTCAGTGCCGAAACCCTCAACCTCTTAGAAATAGGTTATCTCATTGTCCAATCTGCCCTATTTCGCACCGAAAGCCGAGGGGGGCATTATCGCCTTGACTATCCAGAAACCCAAGAAAAGTGGGAATGTCACACCCTCATCAAACACCATAACTGGTGGTCAGAAAATGTGATTTTCTAGTTCGCACTTGCCCCACCGTGTAGTTCATTACACGGCTAATAATTTATCGTTCAATAAATTGAACTAAGGTATATTTTGATTCACTGATTTAGTATCAGAAGTTAAAACTTACCGATTGGGGCGGTTACTTGACCTTCTTTGGTTCATGATTTGACTTAGTTCTTCCCTTTGTGCGGGGGTGAGAACTTCGCGCATTTCTAACATGGTTTCAAAACCTAGTTCCCGCATTTGTTGAGTAAGGTTAGAGATGGTTTGATTTTTGGCTCGAATGGCTTCGGTGGATTCGTTGTTGTTCATCATGGTTCTAAGTTCTTGACGTTCGGTGCGAATCTCTTGTCGAAGGTTCGTCATGCGTGGTTCGTATCTATTTTTGATTTCTAACATTTGTTGTTGTTGCTCGGGGGTGAGGTTTAGTTGTTGGATAAGACGACTTTGACCTTCTTTTTTAGCTCCCCATCTTTTGTTTTCCTCTTTCCCTTGGGCTAGTTCTATGGTTTCGTTAAGGGTGTTTTCAAGGCTGATGATGTCTGCATCAAGGGCGATCGCCCTTGCACCCCCTGTGAAGGTTAGAAGCATCGTTAGGGCGAATAAATGGCGAATATTGTTCTTCATAATCATTTTTTACCTCATTGGTGGTGTAATCTGATTGGTATGTTACGTTTTAAAATTCGTTACCAAAGGTAACGTACTCAGAATCAGGATTAGCCTCTTGATTCTGATCCATTGCTGAATAAGACCAAACCTCAAAGATAAAGTCTTCTAGTTCAGTTACTTCTTGTGCTAGTTGGGGAGTAAATTTTTGAGATGTGGATGTTCCCCAAAAAATTAGTAATCCCGTGATTAAGCCCGTGGGAATAACCCAAAATAGGGCAGATTTCTTTTGATGATGGGATCTTTTTTCTTGGCGGATTTCCTGAAATAATCGCTCTTCATGGTTGGAACATTGAGAAGGTGTTGAGGGACAATAGTTTTTAAGAAAGTCCACAAGCTCTTCATCATCGGAAGAATGGTTATTAAAAAATTCAGTCATATTTTCACTCCCTGATGTTCTAAAAATTTACGCATGGCTTTACGAGCATTAAACAATCTTGATTTTACCGTACCCAAAGGAATCGATAATATCTCAGCGATTTCTTTTTGGGGTAAGTCCTCTAAGTCGTGTAATACTAAAACCACACGATGATCCATTTTGAGACTTTCTAACCCTTGTTGTACTATTTCTTGATAGTGGATGTGCAGCAATTCTCCTTGGTCTGAGATAATTTCTGGGGCATATTGATAAAGAGTTTTTTTGTCTCTACGGATTCTGGCGAGTTGTCGGCGGCGATCGCAAGCAACATTCCAACAAATGCGGTATAACCAAGTAGAAAAATAATTCGACTCCCTTAGTTTTGGTAGGGCTTTCCACGCCTTGAAAAAAACCTCTTGGGTTAAATCATCGAGTATTTCTTGACCGCACAGTTTGAACAGGGTTGCCCTAACTTTATGTCGGTAACGTTGATAAATGAGACGAAAAGAATTCTCGTCCCCCATTTGACACCTCTGAATTAATTCAGAATCGGTGATTTTGGTATGATCATCCGCTAACACTGTCATAAATTTTTGTTTTTTAATTGACTCACCATTTTAGACACAAGGGTTTTAAAAAAGGTTCAAGAAATAATTGACAATTTATAATGGACAATTAAAAATAAAAATCGGAAATATTAACCATGGGCAACGGTTACTATTCTAATTCTATCAATCTTCTCCAAGCCCATATCCCTTAGTATGTAATAAAAAAAATAATTTATCATGATATTTGCCACTAGAAGAATTACAGCCCTTGCCCTAAGTGCGATCGCAACTTTAACCACCACTGGTATTGCAGAAATGGTAAGCAAACAAGAGGCGATCGCCCGTAACATTTCATTCATCTATAACCCCTTAAGCCTTACCCTAAAAGTAGAATCCCTAGAACTATTCGCCGAAACAGGAGAAGTAAACCGTAACCTACAAACCTATCTCAACTTAGCAGGGGTAGATGAACAACAAAAACAACTATTCAGAGAAGCCCTCACAACCCCCGTAACAGTAGATCCCGTCTTGCTTTCGCGCTCCCTCAACACCGAAGAAGCCGAAAGATTACTAAGCTACTTCGGTAGCGTCATCAACGTCAAAGGAGGAAGTAACGGCAAATATCTCATCCGTGGAGCATTAATCACATCC carries:
- a CDS encoding sigma-70 family RNA polymerase sigma factor; its protein translation is MTVLADDHTKITDSELIQRCQMGDENSFRLIYQRYRHKVRATLFKLCGQEILDDLTQEVFFKAWKALPKLRESNYFSTWLYRICWNVACDRRRQLARIRRDKKTLYQYAPEIISDQGELLHIHYQEIVQQGLESLKMDHRVVLVLHDLEDLPQKEIAEILSIPLGTVKSRLFNARKAMRKFLEHQGVKI
- a CDS encoding serine/threonine protein kinase → MSLGKGKQNSNQRILADRYQLVELIGSGAMGQVYRGEDKLLGGVVVAVKFLSQTLLNDKMRHRFEREATISALLGEKSIHIIRVRDYGVDENEVPYYVMEFLEGESLSQVIKFQPLPLKRFLYLSRQICVGMDAAHSGIMLKGELCQVVHRDIKPSNVLVMQDPTLGELVKILDFGIAKLVQANATQTHSFMGTLAYCSPEQMEGKELDNRSDIYSLGVMMYEMLTLEMPILPESSSFGAWYKAHHDFRPRPFDSHLQIPQDLKDVIMKCMEKSRDNRPQTVAEILRVIEGLEKTTKSSRDTDRMTAFSGQKTIVADTYDSEHVTARGDRTEVAPKMDLSATTISKNLTWPNNKPIQKIVFPKVIISSGQTFPSLWVMIEKDDILSRIKDMRYNQFLFLNSPHPMILWITVIYNPHRGPRWLPCYLDLKSQTSRQVTAALAKTGSYKILFFAVEEPGMCQHVTGSTIAANQCKIMVEWLENSKNLPNKGDARMSKQRLRDEFNKLKPVILSKLKNSYKS
- the nadB gene encoding L-aspartate oxidase encodes the protein MNSIPRFPDHFDVIIVGSGAAGLYAALKLPTTLRIGLITKDKLKKGASDWAQGGIAAAIAPNDSPVLHLEDTLKAGAGLCDRTAVKYLVENAVTSIRSLLEMGVEFDRHNDQLAMTLEAAHSFPRVLHAADTTGRAIVSILRQRAMESENISVYEQAYALDLWLDEEKEKCQGLCLLHKNKISWLGAKAVILATGGGGQVFAQTTNPKVSTGDGVALAWRSGALLRNLEFVQFHPTALKKENAPRFLISEAVRGEGAHLIDREGKRFTFDYHPKGELAPRDVVSRAIYNHLHKISPNPALDNVFLDLRPIPRPRLEYRFPNIIKRCQDWGIDVFSEPIPVSPAAHYWMGGIAVDLHNKTSIEGLYAIGETANTGVHGANRLASNSLLECLVFGETLKDLDVGATVYPSLDGHIHPLQGDGWQDEMTVINKIRKELPLLVWEVAGICRRHDMLQGAIALIQQWQNEIDGLKIGQFLKNLKPKNSYNLESPIVEQQLKLSAETLNLLEIGYLIVQSALFRTESRGGHYRLDYPETQEKWECHTLIKHHNWWSENVIF
- a CDS encoding Glu/Leu/Phe/Val family dehydrogenase, which produces MSNSLFADANIRLERALKYVSISPSTEEKLQYPKSSLAVSIPVRMDDGSLKVYQGYRVIYNDSRGPGKGGVRYHPSVNLDEVQSLAFWMMFKCAVLNLPFGGAKGGICVNPQELSKGELERLSKNYIGAIADYIGTDKDILAPDVYTNEMIMGWMVEAYNNITRKISLGVVTGKPLTMGGSEGRSTATATGAFHVIQTILPKFDQKPAETTVAVQGFGNAGAHIAELLYNSGYKVVAVSDSRGGIYCGDGLDIPSIREYKENNSTVKDVYCQETVCDLRENDVITNEELLSLDVDVLIPAALENQITEDNAGEIQGKFIFEVANGPISSAADLILEQKGIQVIPDILVNAGGVTVSHLEWVQNRNGMYWNLEKVQQHLKEGMERETEVIWQLAREYEVSMRTAAYIHGLQRLNDAMGF
- a CDS encoding acyl-CoA thioesterase, which translates into the protein MTFIYDRKIHFADTDSAGVVYFAQLLSMCHEAYEAYLESLEIDLHGFFQNPTMAIPIVHGEIDFFSPLFCGDTIQVYLKFIALNSKAFEIEYTIEKEDQKVATGKTRHVCINPQTRKTQSLPFYLRFGKINDD
- a CDS encoding Spy/CpxP family protein refolding chaperone, translated to MKNNIRHLFALTMLLTFTGGARAIALDADIISLENTLNETIELAQGKEENKRWGAKKEGQSRLIQQLNLTPEQQQQMLEIKNRYEPRMTNLRQEIRTERQELRTMMNNNESTEAIRAKNQTISNLTQQMRELGFETMLEMREVLTPAQREELSQIMNQRRSSNRPNR